tcgggaaattttttttgtttttttaagtctcGATCTTCTTTCTATCTTGTTTTTTAGACGCGTCCTCTGCTTGATAATTATTAGATCACGAATcctttatgaaaaaaaagaagaagagacaatGACACGCAGTGGCTGATATGCGGATTTGGTCAAATTGTCTTCCTTCTCCTTGTTataacaagagaaaataaatgaaggaTTGCGTGGTTGAAAATCCGGTTCTATGCGACCCAGCGTTTACTCTTGACTGACGATCGTTCGGTCCCGGATTTCCCAATGTTTGTTAgttgaagtgaaaaaaaaaagaaaaaagagccagcAGCCAAGTAATAAGTGATGTATCATCGATAACAAGACAGTTTTATTGCGTCATAGTTCGGCGAATGACGTTGCTCAGCatgatttattttatcacccgcgaagaagaatttttcaataataacaataagaagaagaggaggaagaaatgaCCGAAATGTCGTTGTTTGGCCGCGTTCACAACGTCACGTTTTATGTAGATTGTAAGGAGAGTCTGGAATTCACCGGGGGTGATCaggtggaagaaaaagggacgacGTTAGActatctttattattattgccatGTATACTCGTATATCTATGGGTTTGTATGATATTGTGTAATAGCGATATTCTCGTATCATGTATACATCCCAAAGTATATATACGTCTAGCCTACCTTGTAATAGCCATAAAGTTCAGTTCGTAAAGTTTTTTGGGTCGTTGCTGGTGCAACGATTAAATAAGCCAGTCCCAGATGCTGCCGCGTTTGTTGGCGGTGTTGTAAGAGGCTGAATGTCGGCCCATACACTGGGCGGCCGTCCGGTCGCAGTTGCAAGTAGCCAGTTTGCAGACATCCGTGTCACCTAAAATGAAATGAGTCACGACGAGAACCACCCCAGATGTCGTGGTGCATCGCCGACGTCTTAATTGGATGGTGCAGCCATGGTGGAAATGAAACGGCACGAAAATGAAGGGAAAAGGTTACCTACCGCATTCGATAGCAGAAGCTTccggctgctggctgctgctcctgctgccaTTAGATCCGGCGTTGGAGATGGTCCAGGTATAGAAAGTGAAATACGGACCGAAGAAGGATGAGGAACAAGGGCCGCTGGCTAGACTTTCGTAACACTGGTCGTGTTTCCGACAACATCTGGGCGATGGGCGAAAGATGAGATCTTTGGAAAATCCTCGTgcaaccaaaatgaaattgtagCTTACCGGTCTATTGCGTCAATGATGGGCTGAGTGCCAGTGTCGCCACTGCCGCAGTGATTTCCGTAATTATTGAAAAGCAGGGCCTCCATCCGCGTGGTAAACCGAATCATGTCCCCGAACGAACCGATGCTGCGCTTCGTTCTCACGCTAGCTTTGGTATATATATCATTGCATtggaatcaaattgaaattcaatttaaagttGATAACTAGCCAAATCATTTCGCAATCATTCAatttgatggatggatgaattGACGCCggggaaaattcaattttcagtGCGGAAAATATGTGACagttactactactatactactactactactaccggGTTTGTAGGACGTTTTAATCGTCACATGCAGGCCGCTCTTTCGTGCCCAGCAGTCAGCAGCAGTAGATGTATACCGTCTCAGACATTCAATCAATTATTAAtgctgtttctctttttttttcacgccacAGTAAACAACAGCGGCGCAATGGGAATCGGGCAAcggaatataataataataataaagaaaagaaaacttttttggcAACTTTAGTGCTTGTTTTGTTGACGTTTTCGTGATCATCCCCGGGCTCCTTTCTCAGCTCCTTTTTTCCACGTCCCTGATTTATTATGCAGAAAATGTGTCTTCTCGTGCTATAGCGGTGCACAGAGAAACTCTGTGCAATCGCACATGCATCAGCTACAGTATATCCAGCGCGTTCTCGTTTGATCAATATGCGACCGACTATATACGAAAGTTCTCTCCGTTTCACCAGGTGTCTTGTTCAGGAGCGTAGGGTCCCATTCGTTTGAGTTTTCCTTGGGCTGAAAGTTCTTGAAAGATACAAAGAaagagggagggaggggagAACGGACAAGAGTCTTGATGCCTACCAGTATTTGAACGTCGACTTTTTCATGCCACATGGCGTGTGCATGACTCTATAGCGTTTACAGTGTGCCAGTCAAAATCCTGTTCGGCTGCCGCTGGCAGCTTCATTTGATCCAGCAGCGCCTTGGCAgcgatttttctctttttcttcttcttcttcttttctttcttggaaaaCCGATACACGTAACACAAGCCATCGCAGACACACTTCCTGTTTGCGCTCGCTGATCGGTTGGAAGAAAGAGGTGACTGTCGTGTCGTAAAGtggcaatttttcttttactgttGCGTCCCCCgtctgttttcctttttctgattttttttaaatgtcggTATCCTGTttcgcatcttttttttcggatGTTGCAACCTGATCTTATTTCTAACGATATAATTCTGTTTTTCTCGCTTATCGCTATAGCAACCGGGTCTAAAAATAGTGAATAAATAGGTCACTGCGAAGTCAAATTATGGATCGTGATGACGACGTGAAAAGAATACTTCTCTTCGATCCTGGGtgtatcttttttctctctctctctctcttttctaatTTCGTAGATTTAGAAACACAATAGAAAATAATCAATATGTAGCCGTGTGCCTACCTCATTGGGTACTACAAAGAGGACAACTTTTTGGATGGGAAGCAGTTCAAAGATTCCACTAACGAACgctcaaataaaaagaagtgcGCCAACTTTTCCTTCCCTTTTGCCCAATTCCTCGTCGCTggttgctttaaaaaaaacagctaaATTCAAATTACGCCCGGCTTTGAGGGCCTCATCAATTGGGGGTACGTAACCAACTGGGAGAATTCCTTGCGAGTTTGAATAACAGGCGGAAATGAGGGACTACTACTAGTGCTACTTGCCCAAGTCTTTCGCTAACTTCCGAATGCCAATTTAGTCGTTTATTATGTTGTCCgcatcaaaaaaagaaatcaccaGAGAGCAATCAAGaaaggcaaataaaaaaaaagggaaattcaaCTGGCAGAGCGTGGGGGAATATCGTCGGTCGACTTTGATTCAgcgccagaaaagaaaaaaacaaaaaacaagccGCGCCTTGGCATTAACCTCAATGCGACACTGGGGCAACTAGTCAGAGGACTCGGAGCCAGGGAAGAGAGGCCGCGATATTTATAATGCGCCCGCGCCACACGACTGCTGCACGCTGCGTGGAACGTAATACGTATGCAAGAAGCGAGTCTGAGGAATCTAGTTCATGGCATGCGAAACCCTTATCAAGTCTAATTTATGGGGCGACAATGTCGACGCTGTGGGGGTCAATATTTTGTCGGGAGAAAGAAGCCATCGATCGCACGCCACACACAGCCATAGTTTGGCTATGCCATGGTGGGAGGACAGCAAGGCACAGTGGCACataccgctgctgctgctgttgctgtttcACGGCGCGGGGCTAGCGCCGTAATGCGTTGCGTTGGCAGCAGTCACAGGACTTTGGCCCGCCGCGATTTGTTTGTAGcagcttctccttttttctttccttttggaCCTTTGGAGACAGTTGGGAGAACCTCTGTCTCGGCGGCAGTAGATTTTCCTCTAAAATATTCCAATGCAATGCCCCCgagaagtgtgtgtgtgctcttgTGTTCTGCTGTGCAGCAGGAGCATGGCGAGGAAATATATAGTCCCGCCCGCGCTCGCCACCCCCACATCCTTATAGCAATAACCTCCTTCCTGCTCACAGTTTTGAAAGCGAACGCGTTTCGTCGAGATTCTGGGACGTCGGCACTGATTTACAGTAGCTGTATTATTTTATGCTTGGTCTATGTCTTAAGAGAGGCAAGAAATGGCTATGCTACTCTTCTATGGCCGATATGTTATGTGTTGACGATCAGCCGAGTCGGCATCGTCATAGATGGAGTACGGCCGTGGCAGTAACATGCCAACGGATGAGACACCATCAACACTGACAGAAGCAGACGCTAATGGAAATTACTACTCGACTGGATTCATCTAAACATCAGTCgccataaaattttttttcctttttttttgtttggcaaaGTTTATAGGCCACTAGCTTTACGCAGTCTTTTGGGAGAGATATAGAGCGAGAGAGACACAGAGACAAAAGCGGAAATAACCTACCAGAAAGGCTTGACTGAAGGAAGACGGACGAGGCCCAGATGATGGCCAAGAGGTACGTAATACGTGATGGACGCCCAGTCATTTTCCAAACGAAACTGAGCTGTTGAAAACATGCGACTCGATACTAAAagagaagcgaaaaaaaagaaaaaagaaggacaaGTCCCAATTCCATTCGCATCTGATAAAGGCCTTTGGATGTCATAAATCATTTGCCGCGAGGATTTAGACTCCTCCTTCATTTCTTGTAAATATTatactttccctttttttttctttcattcaacGTGCCAGTTTCTCCGAGTTCTTCCGTTTCATTCTTCCGTGTTCTTGCCATTCAATCAGCTCATCTCTTATCTCCCAAagagttgatttttttttcttttttcatcggtCGCCATAACTTCAACCTCGTCGCTCTTCCTCCCTTTTCACATGCAATTTGAATAGGCTGCTCCTCTTATTCAACAACCACTGGGCGATATTGGGCTGGTAATATATAGGGGCGGGTTTCATTGAGCGCGATACACCGTACGGCAATTTTCAGACACAAAGGGACCACCCAAAAggggagagagggagaaaaaaaaataatatgcaaAGCGAAAAACATGCGGAAAGCTATTCGTGATGCGTAATAGCTCAATTCATTAcgtctccttctttttttttatggccaTTTCTCGTTGTCGCCGCTCATGCTGCTAAAAAGTCGACACTCTGTACGGTTGTGTTACATTTGCGACCTTCGGTTCGCCTCATTTCGACTTGTCCTTTACACTATACGCGTTTTATTTACGaccgcgagagagagagacgccgTATACTTTCACTCGACGCTCGCCTCTTTTGATGTGTGATGCCCGCGCgcccgcgtgtgtgtgtgtcttttaaTGTGTGAAGCGGACCAATCCAGTCAGTCACGTTTTATTACCTTACATTCTATCAGATCGGGCCCTCTATACTCTCTGATGACTTTGAGGCGGTTGCCAGTCGACCCCCGTGAGCTGCAAGCCatggtttttttgggggggcaaACGGCTCTGCCAATTTCCGTCTCGT
This DNA window, taken from Daphnia pulex isolate KAP4 chromosome 2, ASM2113471v1, encodes the following:
- the LOC124188640 gene encoding basic phospholipase A2 nigroxin B-like, producing the protein MTGRPSRITYLLAIIWASSVFLQSSLSASVRTKRSIGSFGDMIRFTTRMEALLFNNYGNHCGSGDTGTQPIIDAIDRCCRKHDQCYESLASGPCSSSFFGPYFTFYTWTISNAGSNGSRSSSQQPEASAIECGDTDVCKLATCNCDRTAAQCMGRHSASYNTANKRGSIWDWLI